The stretch of DNA AAGTGTTTACGAATGTCGGTTGGGGCGAGATCCTCGTCCTGTTCATCATTGGCCTCATTTTCATCGGGCCGGAGCGCCTTCCCAAGGTGATCCAAGACGTGCGAGCTGCGTTGCTGGCCGCGCGCACCGCCATTGACAATGCCAAAAAAGGCCTCAATGACGAATTCGGTGGCGAGTTTGATGAGTTCCGCAAACCACTTTCGGACCTAGCTACGCTCCAACGGATGGGGCCACGCGCCGCAATCACCAAAGCGCTCCTCGACGGCGACGACTCCTTCCTCGACAACTTCGATCCAAAAAAGATCATGGCAGAAGAGGACACTGCGGGACAGACGGAACGAGCTCGCGCAGCACTTCATAAAACCGACCCTACGATGGAGCTCACCCCGGAAACTCAGCAAGTACCCCGCCCAGACACCGACGATCAGAACAAGCCGCCTGCCGGCGGCTTCTCCTGGGCCGACATCACCTAGCTGTCGGGATTACTGAGAAACAGCGCAGCTGCCTGCGCTGCTATCTTGGCAAATGGCACTACGCCGATGATGGTGTCCGCCGCTGGCCCTACCCAGTCGCCGTAGCCCACGAAGAACATTCCGGGCACCCCGATCGCTTGCGTGTTTTGCACCAAAATGTGGTGTTGCTGATCGCGCTGCAGAGGAACGTGAGCCAAGTGCTGGAGTGCTGGCCGGAACCCGGTGCACCAGATCACGGCGTCGATAAGCTGGCTGGAGCCGTTAGCCCAGTGGATCTCGCTGGAGCCGAACCTGTCAAACATCGGGTGGCTGCGAAGGATTCCGGCGTCGCGCGCGGTTCGAACCGGGGGAACCGCGACGATGTCGCCGAGCGCACGCAACCCACCATCGTCGGTTTCTCCGCGTTCGATGGCAGCCAGGCGTTGCTTGGCTACGTTAAAGAGCGCCTCGCCGTCGTAGTCGTCGGGAAGGAAACGTGGCGGTCGGAGCGTGCACCAGGTGACATGGCGTGCCACTCCTGCCAGGTCCGCAGCGATCTGGGCTCCAGAGTTGCCACCGCCGACTACCGCCACGCGTCGATTGCTGAACGCTTGCGCGGTGCGGTAATCCCGGGAGTGCAGCATCGTGCCGGAAAAGTCCCGCGCGCCGGGGACGTAGGGGACGAACGGCCTCGACGCATTGCCGGTGCAGTTGATGACCACACGAGCGGAGAGCTGCTCGCCGGAAGATAGTGTGAGCTGAAATGGGCTGTGCCCGCTGACCTCGGTTACTCGATAGCCACGCATAACTAGGAAGCCGTAGCGCTGCTCGTAAGCAGTGAAATAGTTGATGATTTCGCCCGGGGTGGGGTAGTAGTCGGCGGTAGCGGGGAGTCGCCATCCTGGCAACGAGGAGATGTGCCAAGGGGAAAATAGGCGTAGCGATTCCCACGTAAATGGCCAGGAGCCGCCTGGCTGTGGAGAGGCGTCGATCAGCACGACATCAAGGTCGTGGCTTCGAAGGTAGTAGGCGGTGGCAAGACCCGCTTGACCAGCTCCGATAATGACAACATCGTGGGTCATGTGGGCCTTGCCTTTCCGTGCTGAACGTAAAACTTAGGAGCGTGCCACGCCCAAGCCTAGGGTCTTGCCAGCCAGGGACTCCCGACGCACGTGCAACTTGTCGGCCACCGCGTTGATCGCCTGGGCGGTCGGGGAATCTGGGTGTGAAAGCACAACTGGGACGCCGGTGTCGCCGCCAGCGCGCAGCTCCGGATCCAACGGGATCGAGCCAAGCATAGCGACGTCCGTACCGGTCAACACGCTTAGCCGGTCCGCGACTTGCTGGCCACCGCCTTCACCAAAGACGTTAATCGTGCTGCCGTCAGGCAGGACCATCGCGCCCATGTTTTCGATTACTCCCGCGAGACGCTGGTGCGTCTGCAGCGACGCAGTACCGGCCCGTTCAGCGACATCTGCGGCCGCCGACTGCGGGGTAGTGACCACAAGGAGTTCTGCGTTCGGCAGGAGTTGGCCGATGGCGATGGCAACGTCACCGGTTCCCGGTGGGAGGTCGAGAAGCAGGATGTCGAGGTCGCCCCAGAAAACATCGGCGAGGAACTGTTGGATAGCCCGTTGTAGCATCGGCCCACGCCACATCACTGGGGCATTACCTTCGGTGAACTGCGCAATGGAGATCATCTTTACGCCGTGCGCCTGGACTGGCATGATCATGTCATCTACGGCGCTTGGGCGGGCGTCAGAGCCCAAGAGGCCAGGGACGGAGTGGCCGTAGATGTCGGCGTCGAGAATGCCGACGGAAAGGCCACGTTGAGCGAGGGCAACGCCCAGGTTGACGGTCATGGAGGACTTTCCGACACCACCCTTACCCGAAGCCACGGCGAACACGCGAGTGGTGGAATTTGGCTTCGCGAATGGGATCTCTGGGGTCTCTGCGGAGCCGCGCAGATTGGTGCGCAATTGTCGACGCTGTTCGTCGCTCATCACGTCGGTGGAAACCTGCACGTTGGCTACCCCTGGAATCTCCAGGACGGCAGCTTCGACGTTTGCCACGATGGTGTTCTTCATCGGGCAGCCGGCGATGGTCAAGAAGACCTCAACGGCGACGTTTGCCCCGTCAATTCGGATGGATTTCACCATGCCGAGCTCGGTGATTGGCTTTCCGATTTCTGGGTCGTCTACTCGTGCCAGGGCACTACGGACGGCATCTTCGCTTATCACGTTAGTCACGGGTCTCTAGCTTACTCGCGCCGTCTACCCCAACCGGCAGCCGGGGCGAGGGCCACGCAACAGCAAGCCCTCCTAGTCGCGCGAACGTTCCACGTCACCCTGGGTGGGTTCGGCGAGTTCCGTGACCTCGCCTGGGTTTTCCTCATGCTCGCGGGCAATGCGGGCGGCTGACTCATCGTCCAGCTTTGCCTCAATGCGTTCGAGCATGCCGTGCAGATCCTCTAACTCGTGGCGGAGGTAATCGCGGGTGACATTTTCGCCAAGCGCCAGGCGGACACTGGCGAGTTCGCGGGCAAGGAATTCCGTATCCGCCTTCGTTTGCTCTGCTCGACGCCGGTCTTCCGCGAGCGAGACGCGGTCACGGTCCTCTTGTCGATTTTGCGCTAACAAGATCAGCGGAGCAGCGTAGGCAGCCTGCGTCGAAAAAGCCAGGTTTAGCAGGATAAACGGGTAGGGGTCCCAGGAAAACGCGACCACTCCGACATTC from Corynebacterium epidermidicanis encodes:
- a CDS encoding Mrp/NBP35 family ATP-binding protein, whose protein sequence is MTNVISEDAVRSALARVDDPEIGKPITELGMVKSIRIDGANVAVEVFLTIAGCPMKNTIVANVEAAVLEIPGVANVQVSTDVMSDEQRRQLRTNLRGSAETPEIPFAKPNSTTRVFAVASGKGGVGKSSMTVNLGVALAQRGLSVGILDADIYGHSVPGLLGSDARPSAVDDMIMPVQAHGVKMISIAQFTEGNAPVMWRGPMLQRAIQQFLADVFWGDLDILLLDLPPGTGDVAIAIGQLLPNAELLVVTTPQSAAADVAERAGTASLQTHQRLAGVIENMGAMVLPDGSTINVFGEGGGQQVADRLSVLTGTDVAMLGSIPLDPELRAGGDTGVPVVLSHPDSPTAQAINAVADKLHVRRESLAGKTLGLGVARS
- the tatB gene encoding Sec-independent protein translocase subunit TatB; this translates as MFTNVGWGEILVLFIIGLIFIGPERLPKVIQDVRAALLAARTAIDNAKKGLNDEFGGEFDEFRKPLSDLATLQRMGPRAAITKALLDGDDSFLDNFDPKKIMAEEDTAGQTERARAALHKTDPTMELTPETQQVPRPDTDDQNKPPAGGFSWADIT
- a CDS encoding DUF1003 domain-containing protein, whose protein sequence is MADRSALDTPAVGKKRRLLQVDADAIGALAEKVARFFGTGEYLFWQTVFVICWIALNVGVVAFSWDPYPFILLNLAFSTQAAYAAPLILLAQNRQEDRDRVSLAEDRRRAEQTKADTEFLARELASVRLALGENVTRDYLRHELEDLHGMLERIEAKLDDESAARIAREHEENPGEVTELAEPTQGDVERSRD
- a CDS encoding ArsO family NAD(P)H-dependent flavin-containing monooxygenase translates to MTHDVVIIGAGQAGLATAYYLRSHDLDVVLIDASPQPGGSWPFTWESLRLFSPWHISSLPGWRLPATADYYPTPGEIINYFTAYEQRYGFLVMRGYRVTEVSGHSPFQLTLSSGEQLSARVVINCTGNASRPFVPYVPGARDFSGTMLHSRDYRTAQAFSNRRVAVVGGGNSGAQIAADLAGVARHVTWCTLRPPRFLPDDYDGEALFNVAKQRLAAIERGETDDGGLRALGDIVAVPPVRTARDAGILRSHPMFDRFGSSEIHWANGSSQLIDAVIWCTGFRPALQHLAHVPLQRDQQHHILVQNTQAIGVPGMFFVGYGDWVGPAADTIIGVVPFAKIAAQAAALFLSNPDS